The following is a genomic window from Burkholderia oklahomensis C6786.
CGCACGTCGAGCCAGTCCCAGACGGCGGCCGACACGCGCGGCAGCGCGGCTTCGAGCGCGGGCAGGCGCGCGTCGAGCTCGGCGCGCGTGCCGATCCACAGATAGCGCGCGCGGCCGGCCGCGTCGGGCAAGCGGATCAGCGCGCCGGCGGGCGCGTCGACCTTCGTGTGGACGCCGTCCGGCAGCGCGTCGAAGACGCCCGACAGCGCGGCGCGCACGTCGCCCGCGAAGCCGATCGCGACGAGCGCGTCGCTCGCGTCGGCGAGCTTCGCCTTCGCGCGCAGCACGAACATCGACAGGCGCTTCTGCGCCGCGGGCTGCACGTCCTTCGACACGAGGAGGCGCACGTCGTGGCCGGCGCGCCACGCGAGGAACGACGCGAGGAGGCGCCCCTTCGGCGAGCAGTAGCCGGCGAGGCGCGCGCTCGCGGCGTCGAGATGTTCGATGTCGTTCGTCAACTGGCTGTGCAGGAACGTTGCGGCGTCGGCGCCCGTCACGTCGACGATGCCGAACTGCTCGAGCACCGCGAACGCGCCGCGCTCGAGCACGGCGGCGAAATCGTCGGCGGACGGACGGGGCAGCGCCGGCGGCACGGCGGAAACGGCGGCCTGCGCGGCCGGGGAGGCGATCGGTGTGCTCATGGAATGAGGGAACAGTCAATCCTGACTTTGGCAGAGGCGAGCAAGTATTATATGGGTCTTACCTGATTCACGTTTCGCATGTCCCTACTGAAGAAGTGCGCCGCGCTCGCGGCGCTCGCCGTCGTATTGCTGGGCGCCGCGTGCGCGGGCGGCGCCTATTACTGGGCCACTCGGCCCCTCGCGCTCGCCGCGCCGACCCTCGACGTCACGATCAAGCCCCGCAGCAGCGTGCGCGGCGTTGCGCTGCAGCTCGCGCACGGCGGCGTGCCCGTCGAGCCGAGGCTCTTCGTCGCGATGACGCGCGTGCTGTTGCTGTCGAGCCGGCTCAAGTCCGGCAACTACGAATTCAAGACGGGCGTGACCCCGTACGAGGTGCTTCAGAAGGTCGCGCGCGGCGACGTCAACGAGTACGTCGTCACGGTGATCGAGGGCTGGACGTTCCGGCGGATGCGCGCGGAGCTCGATGCGAACGCCGCGCTCGCGCACGCGAGCGCCGGGATGAGCGACGCGGAGCTGCTGCGCGCGATCGGCGCGCCCGGCGAGGCCGTCGCGCGCGGCAGCGGCGAGGGCCTGTTCTTTCCGGACACCTATCTGTTCGACAAGGGCACGAGCGACCTGAACGTCTATCGCCGCGCCTACAAGCTGATGCAGATGCGCCTCGCCGACGCGTGGACGACGCGCCGGCCCGGCCTGCCGTTCAAGACGCCTTACGAAGCGCTGACGATCGCGTCGCTCGTCGAGAAGGAGACGGGGCACGCGGCCGATCGCGCGTTCGTCGCGGGCGTGTTCGCGAACCGCCTGCGGGTCGGGATGCCGCTGCAGACCGATCCTTCGGTGATCTACGGAATGGGCGACGCGTACGCCGGGCGGCTGCGCAAGCGCGATCTGCAGACCGACACTCCGTACAATACCTACACGCGCCGCGGGCTGCCCCCGACGCCGATCGCGCTGCCGGGCGAGGCGGCGCTCTACGCCGCGGTGAATCCCGCGGCGACGTCCGCGCTCTATTTCGTCGCGAAGGGCGACGGCACCAGCGTTTTTTCCGACACGCTCGGGGATCACAACAAAGCCGTGGACAAATACATACGAGGTCAATGAATGGCGCGTGGCAAATTCATCACGTTCGAAGGGATCGACGGCGCGGGCAAGACCACGCATCTGCAGTGGTTCTGCGACCGGCTCCAGGAAAGGCTCGGGAAAAGCGGCAAGCACGTCGTCGTCACGCGCGAGCCGGGCGGCACGCGGCTCGGCGAGACGCTGCGCGAGATCCTCCTCAACCAGCCGATGGATCTCGAGACCGAGGCGCTCCTGATGTTCGCCGGCCGGCGCGAGCATCTCGCGCTCGTGATCGAGCCCGCGCTCGCGCGCGGCGACTGGGTCGTGTCGGACCGCTTCACCGATGCGACGTTCGCGTACCAGGGCGGCGGGCGCGGGCTGCCGCGCGACAAGCTCGAGGCGCTCGAGCGCTGGGTGCAGGGCGGCTTCCAGCCGGACCTGACGGTGCTGTTCGACGTGCAGCCGCAAGTCGCGAGCGCGCGCCGCGGCGCGGTGCGGATGCCGGACAAGTTCGAGAGCGAGTCCGACGCGTTCTTCGCGCGCACCCGCGCCGAGTACCTGCGCCGCGCGCAGGAGGCGCCGCATCGTTTCGCGATCGTCGATTCGAGCGAGCCGATTCCGCAGATTCGCAAGAAGCTCGAAGGCGTGCTCGCCGCGCTGTGACGAAAGGAAGACGCGAACGATGATTTATCCGTGGCAGACCGACGACTGGAACCGCCTGCAGGCGCTGCGCGCGCATTGGCCGCACGCGCTGCTGCTATACGGCCAGGCGGGAATCGGCAAGCTCGCCTTCGCGCGGCACCTCGCGAAGGGCTTCCTGTGCGAGACGCCGCACGAGAGCGGCGAGCCGTGCGGCGCGTGCGCCGCATGCACGTGGTTCGAGCAGGGCAACCATCCCGATTACCGGATCGTCGTGCCGGAGGCGCTCGCGGGCGAGCTGCCGGGCGCGGCCGACGAGCCGAAGGCCGGCGACGCCGACGAAGGCGGCAAGAAGACCAAGACGCCCAGCAAGGAAATCAAGATCGAGCAGGTGCGCGCGCTCGTCGACTTCTGCGGGATCGCGTCGCATCGCGGCGGCGCGCGCGTCGTCGTGCTGTATCCGGCCGAGGCGCTCAACGTCGCGGCCGCGAACGCGCTCCTGAAGACGCTCGAGGAGCCGTCCGCGGGCGTCGTGTTCCTGCTCGTGTCCGCGCGCATCGACCGGCTGCTGCCGACGATCGTGAGCCGCTGCCGCCAATGGCCGATGACGGTGCCCGCGCCCGACGCGGCCGCGGCCTGGCTCGCGGCGCAGAACGTCGCCGACGCCAACGCGCTGCTCGCCGAGGCGGGCGGCGCGCCGCTCGCCGCGCTCGCGCTCGCGAGCGACGAGAACCGGCCGCTGCGCGACTGGACGCTCGCGCAGCTCGCGGCGGGCGCCGCGTGCGATCCGTTCGCGTGCGGCGAGACGCTGCAGAAGCTGCCCGTGCCCGTCGTGCTCGGCTGGCTGCAGCGCTGGCTGTACGATCTGCTCGCCGAGCGCGCGGCGGGCGCGCCGCGCTATTTCCCCGCGCAGCGCGCGGCGCTCGCGCGCTGCGCGGCGGCGCTCGACGCGAACGCGTTCGCGCGTTTCCAGAAGACGGTCACGCGGCAGCGCGCGGTGGAGAACCATCCGCTCAGCGCGCGCCTCGTGTTCGAGGAGCTGTTTCTCGGCTACCGCGAGCTGTTCGCGTAGTCCTGCCCAACCGTTTCGTCCATCCGATTGCCATCCATGACCCAGCTTGCCTGCCGCGACGCCACGCCCGACGATCTGTCCGAAATCGTCGCGATCTACAATTCGACGGTCGCGTCGCGCCGGGTGACGGCCGATACCGAGCCCGTGACGGTCGACAGCCGCCGCGCATGGTTCGACGCGCACAATCCGCACGCGCGGCCGTTGTGGGTCGTCGAGGAAGCGGGGCGGGTGATCGCGTGGCTGAGCTTCTCCGATTTCTACGGCCGTCCCGCATACGGCCACACGGCGGAGATCAGCATCTATCTCGACGAGGCCGCGCGCGGCAAGGGGCTCGGCGGCAAGCTGCTCGAGCTCGCGCTCGCGAAGGCGCCCGAGCTCGGCGTCCACACGGCGCTCGGCTTCATCTTCGGCCACAACGAGCCGAGCCTGCGGCTCTTCGCGCGCTACGGCTTCTCGACCTGGGGCGCGCTGCCGCGCGTCGCGGTGCTCGACGGCGTCGAGCGCGATCTCGTGATCGTCGGCAAGCGGCTCGTCGACGCGTAAGCGCGCGCGGGCGGCGCGGGCGGGCTCGTCCGCCGCGCCGCCCGCCGTCGCGCGCAGCAAGGAATTCATCATGTTCGTCGATTCTCACTGTCACATCAATTTCGAAGGGCTCGCCGACCGCCTGCCGCAGGTGCTCGACAACATGCGCGAGCACGGCGTCACGCACGCGCTGTGCGTGTCGGTCGATCTCGAGACGCTGCCGTCGGTGCTCGCGATCGCGCGCGATCACGCCAACGTCTTCGCGTCGGTCGGCGTGCATCCGGACCACGAGGACGCGAGGGAGCCGACGGTCGCCGAGCTCGTCGAGCTCGCCGCGCATCCGAAGGTCGTCGCGATCGGCGAGACGGGCCTCGACTACTACCGTCTCGAAGGCCGCTCGATCGCCGACATGGAATGGCAGCGCGAGCGCTTTCGCACGCACATCCGCGCCGCGCACGCGACGGGCAAGCCGCTCATCGTCCATACGCGCGCGTCGTCGGAAGACACGCTGCGGATCATGGCCGAGGAGCGCGCGAGCGTGCCGGGCGGCGTGATGCACTGCTTCACCGAGCCGTGGCCCGTCGCCGAAGCGGCGCTCGCGCAGAACTTCCACATCTCGCTCTCCGGCATCGTCACGTTCAAGAGCGCGACCGACGTGCAGGACGTCGCGCGGCGCGTGCCGCTCGAC
Proteins encoded in this region:
- a CDS encoding YgfZ/GcvT domain-containing protein; translation: MSTPIASPAAQAAVSAVPPALPRPSADDFAAVLERGAFAVLEQFGIVDVTGADAATFLHSQLTNDIEHLDAASARLAGYCSPKGRLLASFLAWRAGHDVRLLVSKDVQPAAQKRLSMFVLRAKAKLADASDALVAIGFAGDVRAALSGVFDALPDGVHTKVDAPAGALIRLPDAAGRARYLWIGTRAELDARLPALEAALPRVSAAVWDWLDVRAGEPRITQPAVEQFVPQMVNFDVIGGVNFRKGCYPGQEVVARSQYRGTIKRRTALAHVAVGADAAHAGVELYHSDDPGQPCGMIVNAAAAPEGGVDALVEIKLAALESGSVHLASASGPTLAFLPLPYALQAEA
- the mltG gene encoding endolytic transglycosylase MltG, producing the protein MSLLKKCAALAALAVVLLGAACAGGAYYWATRPLALAAPTLDVTIKPRSSVRGVALQLAHGGVPVEPRLFVAMTRVLLLSSRLKSGNYEFKTGVTPYEVLQKVARGDVNEYVVTVIEGWTFRRMRAELDANAALAHASAGMSDAELLRAIGAPGEAVARGSGEGLFFPDTYLFDKGTSDLNVYRRAYKLMQMRLADAWTTRRPGLPFKTPYEALTIASLVEKETGHAADRAFVAGVFANRLRVGMPLQTDPSVIYGMGDAYAGRLRKRDLQTDTPYNTYTRRGLPPTPIALPGEAALYAAVNPAATSALYFVAKGDGTSVFSDTLGDHNKAVDKYIRGQ
- the tmk gene encoding dTMP kinase — its product is MARGKFITFEGIDGAGKTTHLQWFCDRLQERLGKSGKHVVVTREPGGTRLGETLREILLNQPMDLETEALLMFAGRREHLALVIEPALARGDWVVSDRFTDATFAYQGGGRGLPRDKLEALERWVQGGFQPDLTVLFDVQPQVASARRGAVRMPDKFESESDAFFARTRAEYLRRAQEAPHRFAIVDSSEPIPQIRKKLEGVLAAL
- a CDS encoding DNA polymerase III subunit delta', translated to MIYPWQTDDWNRLQALRAHWPHALLLYGQAGIGKLAFARHLAKGFLCETPHESGEPCGACAACTWFEQGNHPDYRIVVPEALAGELPGAADEPKAGDADEGGKKTKTPSKEIKIEQVRALVDFCGIASHRGGARVVVLYPAEALNVAAANALLKTLEEPSAGVVFLLVSARIDRLLPTIVSRCRQWPMTVPAPDAAAAWLAAQNVADANALLAEAGGAPLAALALASDENRPLRDWTLAQLAAGAACDPFACGETLQKLPVPVVLGWLQRWLYDLLAERAAGAPRYFPAQRAALARCAAALDANAFARFQKTVTRQRAVENHPLSARLVFEELFLGYRELFA
- a CDS encoding GNAT family N-acetyltransferase, whose translation is MTQLACRDATPDDLSEIVAIYNSTVASRRVTADTEPVTVDSRRAWFDAHNPHARPLWVVEEAGRVIAWLSFSDFYGRPAYGHTAEISIYLDEAARGKGLGGKLLELALAKAPELGVHTALGFIFGHNEPSLRLFARYGFSTWGALPRVAVLDGVERDLVIVGKRLVDA
- a CDS encoding TatD family hydrolase — encoded protein: MFVDSHCHINFEGLADRLPQVLDNMREHGVTHALCVSVDLETLPSVLAIARDHANVFASVGVHPDHEDAREPTVAELVELAAHPKVVAIGETGLDYYRLEGRSIADMEWQRERFRTHIRAAHATGKPLIVHTRASSEDTLRIMAEERASVPGGVMHCFTEPWPVAEAALAQNFHISLSGIVTFKSATDVQDVARRVPLDRLLIETDSPYLAPVPYRGKPNEPAYVSHVGRFIAAQRGMTDEALAAATSRNFFRLFKIACTGDASPVNQG